The Carassius auratus strain Wakin chromosome 27, ASM336829v1, whole genome shotgun sequence genome includes a region encoding these proteins:
- the LOC113045312 gene encoding muscleblind-like protein 1 isoform X18, protein MPHSSPTTGRCSRENCKYLHPPPHLKTQLEINGRNNLIQQKNMAMLAQQMQLANAIMPGSQLQPMPMFSVTPSLATNASAAAAAAAAAAFNPYLGPVSPGLMPAEILPSAPVLMAGSPAMPSAANAAAAAASAAAAQKLLRTDRLEVCREYQRGNCSRGETDCRFAHPADSTMIDPGDNTVTVCMDYIKGRCSRDKCKYFHPPAHLQAKIKAAQHQVNQATAAAAMTQSAVKSLKRPLEATFDLQGIPHSVMPPLPKRPALEKANGATSMFSHGMLQYQQALANMQFQQQAAFIPSADYQRIHAIDSNNICRASD, encoded by the exons GGTCGTTGTTCCAGAGAGAACTGCAAGTACCTGCACCCTCCTCCTCACCTGAAGACACAGCTGGAGATTAATGGGCGTAACAATCTGATCCAGCAGAAGAACATGGCAATGCTCGCCCAGCAGATGCAGCTAGCCAATGCCATCATGCCAGGAAGTCAGCTTCAGCCAATG CCTATGTTTTCGGTCACGCCAAGCCTTGCAACCAACGCCAGTGCAGCTGCTGCAGCGGCCGCCGCGGCTGCGTTTAATCCGTACCTGGGCCCAGTGTCTCCTGGGCTGATGCCTGCAGAGATCCTGCCCAGCGCACCTGTGCTGATGGCGGGCAGCCCTGCTATGCCGTCTGCTGCCAACGCCGCAGCTGCTGCTGCTTCAGCAGCGGCCGCCCAGAAACTCCTCCGAACCGACCGACTGGAG gtgtgTCGTGAATACCAGCGTGGCAACTGCTCTCGTGGAGAGACGGATTGCAGGTTTGCTCACCCTGCTGACAGCACAATGATCGACCCCGGTGATAACACAGTGACGGTGTGTATGGATTACATAAAGGGCCGCTGCTCCAGAGACAAGTGCAAATACTTCCACCCTCCTGCTCACCTGCAGGCCAAGATCAAAGCGGCCCAGCACCAGGTCAATCAGGCCACGGCCGCCGCTGCCATG ACTCAGTCGGCTGTCAAATCACTGAAGCGACCCCTCGAAGCCACCTTTGACCTG CAGGGAATTCCTCACAGTGTCATGCCGCCTTTACCAAAGCGACCTGCGCTTGAGAAAGCCAACGGTGCCACGAGCATGTTCAGTCACGGCATGCTCCAGTACCAGCAGGCTTTGGCCAACATGCAGTTTCAGCAGCAAGCTGCCTTTATTCCGTCAG
- the LOC113045312 gene encoding muscleblind-like protein 1 isoform X19, which produces MPHSSPTTGRCSRENCKYLHPPPHLKTQLEINGRNNLIQQKNMAMLAQQMQLANAIMPGSQLQPMPMFSVTPSLATNASAAAAAAAAAAFNPYLGPVSPGLMPAEILPSAPVLMAGSPAMPSAANAAAAAASAAAAQKLLRTDRLEVCREYQRGNCSRGETDCRFAHPADSTMIDPGDNTVTVCMDYIKGRCSRDKCKYFHPPAHLQAKIKAAQHQVNQATAAAAMTQSAVKSLKRPLEATFDLQGIPHSVMPPLPKRPALEKANGATSMFSHGMLQYQQALANMQFQQQAAFIPSDSNNICRASD; this is translated from the exons GGTCGTTGTTCCAGAGAGAACTGCAAGTACCTGCACCCTCCTCCTCACCTGAAGACACAGCTGGAGATTAATGGGCGTAACAATCTGATCCAGCAGAAGAACATGGCAATGCTCGCCCAGCAGATGCAGCTAGCCAATGCCATCATGCCAGGAAGTCAGCTTCAGCCAATG CCTATGTTTTCGGTCACGCCAAGCCTTGCAACCAACGCCAGTGCAGCTGCTGCAGCGGCCGCCGCGGCTGCGTTTAATCCGTACCTGGGCCCAGTGTCTCCTGGGCTGATGCCTGCAGAGATCCTGCCCAGCGCACCTGTGCTGATGGCGGGCAGCCCTGCTATGCCGTCTGCTGCCAACGCCGCAGCTGCTGCTGCTTCAGCAGCGGCCGCCCAGAAACTCCTCCGAACCGACCGACTGGAG gtgtgTCGTGAATACCAGCGTGGCAACTGCTCTCGTGGAGAGACGGATTGCAGGTTTGCTCACCCTGCTGACAGCACAATGATCGACCCCGGTGATAACACAGTGACGGTGTGTATGGATTACATAAAGGGCCGCTGCTCCAGAGACAAGTGCAAATACTTCCACCCTCCTGCTCACCTGCAGGCCAAGATCAAAGCGGCCCAGCACCAGGTCAATCAGGCCACGGCCGCCGCTGCCATG ACTCAGTCGGCTGTCAAATCACTGAAGCGACCCCTCGAAGCCACCTTTGACCTG CAGGGAATTCCTCACAGTGTCATGCCGCCTTTACCAAAGCGACCTGCGCTTGAGAAAGCCAACGGTGCCACGAGCATGTTCAGTCACGGCATGCTCCAGTACCAGCAGGCTTTGGCCAACATGCAGTTTCAGCAGCAAGCTGCCTTTATTCCGTCAG